One window of Novosphingobium sp. P6W genomic DNA carries:
- the ribD gene encoding bifunctional diaminohydroxyphosphoribosylaminopyrimidine deaminase/5-amino-6-(5-phosphoribosylamino)uracil reductase RibD: MREDARWLAAAAALAARARPLSRPNPGVGAVVVRDGRVVARGWTQASGRPHAEAMALTAAGEAARGATLYVTLEPCAHRSVRGPACADLVSASGLARVVIGCMDPDPRTSGAGIARIREAGIAADFLPSPACARSLSGYLVSKRLGRPEVTLKLALSLDGCIALANGESQWITGPEARAHTHAMRARSDAILVGGGTLRADNPRLDVRLPGLEDRSPQRWVLTRGPVPEDWHALSSPDEISRMEGILHLFVEGGAKTATAFLAAGLVDRLLIYRAPVLLGGRPALGDFGLSALAHAHGQWRLSERRQLGSDTLEVYDARNPTDSPSES, translated from the coding sequence GTGAGGGAAGACGCGCGCTGGCTTGCGGCAGCCGCCGCGCTGGCCGCACGCGCACGTCCTCTCAGCCGGCCCAATCCGGGCGTCGGCGCAGTGGTCGTCCGCGATGGCCGCGTCGTGGCGCGCGGCTGGACGCAGGCAAGCGGGCGGCCCCATGCCGAAGCCATGGCGCTGACTGCCGCCGGTGAAGCGGCCCGTGGCGCGACGCTCTATGTCACGCTGGAGCCCTGCGCCCACCGCTCGGTGCGCGGCCCTGCCTGCGCCGATCTGGTGAGCGCATCGGGCCTCGCCCGCGTCGTCATCGGCTGCATGGACCCCGATCCGCGCACCTCGGGCGCAGGTATCGCGCGCATCCGCGAGGCCGGGATCGCCGCCGATTTCCTGCCCTCGCCTGCCTGCGCACGCAGCCTTTCCGGTTACCTTGTCTCGAAGCGGCTGGGCCGGCCCGAAGTCACCCTGAAACTCGCCCTCTCGCTCGACGGCTGTATCGCTCTGGCCAACGGCGAAAGTCAGTGGATCACCGGGCCTGAAGCCCGCGCCCATACCCATGCGATGCGCGCCCGTTCGGATGCCATTCTGGTCGGCGGCGGCACCCTGCGCGCCGACAATCCTCGCCTCGACGTGCGCCTGCCGGGGCTGGAAGACCGCAGCCCGCAGCGCTGGGTGCTAACCCGCGGCCCCGTGCCCGAGGACTGGCACGCCTTGTCCTCGCCCGATGAAATCTCCCGGATGGAGGGCATACTGCACCTTTTCGTCGAAGGCGGGGCGAAGACGGCCACGGCCTTCCTCGCCGCCGGACTGGTTGACCGGCTGCTGATCTACCGCGCCCCGGTTCTGCTGGGCGGCCGACCTGCGCTGGGCGACTTCGGCCTTTCCGCGCTGGCCCACGCCCACGGCCAATGGCGCCTGAGCGAACGCCGCCAGCTTGGCAGCGACACGCTCGAAGTCTACGACGCGCGAAATCCCACCGACAGCCCCTCGGAAAGCTAG
- a CDS encoding sulfite exporter TauE/SafE family protein — MIDLSAIPWADLAPFIVAGFLAQLVDSALGMAFGVIANSLLVILGLPPAMASSVTHTVESFTSGVSGIAHALQRNVDWPLFARLVIPGIAGGLTGVWALTHLHLDFVRPVVLVYLAAVGIYLTWRGARRAQAYRRMRMVGPLGLVAGFLDSFGGAWGPVTTGSLIAQGMTPRMAVGTVNAAEFFVSVTVLSAFIGSLGLQSFALAASGLLIGGVVAAPLGALVTRRASGRNMTQWIGSVLIAVALWGLISLTLAPGPLFFRM, encoded by the coding sequence ATGATCGATCTTTCTGCGATCCCCTGGGCGGACCTTGCCCCTTTCATCGTCGCGGGGTTCCTGGCTCAACTGGTCGACAGCGCATTGGGCATGGCCTTCGGGGTCATTGCCAATTCCCTGCTGGTCATACTTGGCCTGCCACCGGCGATGGCATCCTCGGTCACCCATACCGTGGAAAGTTTCACCAGCGGCGTCTCGGGCATTGCCCATGCCTTGCAGCGCAATGTCGACTGGCCCCTGTTCGCGCGCCTTGTCATCCCCGGCATTGCCGGCGGCCTGACCGGCGTATGGGCGTTGACGCACCTGCATCTCGATTTCGTGCGGCCGGTGGTGCTGGTTTATCTGGCGGCCGTGGGCATTTACCTCACGTGGCGCGGGGCGCGGCGGGCGCAGGCCTATCGGCGGATGCGCATGGTGGGTCCGCTGGGACTGGTCGCCGGCTTTCTCGATTCGTTCGGGGGTGCCTGGGGCCCGGTGACGACAGGCAGCCTGATCGCGCAGGGGATGACTCCGCGCATGGCGGTGGGAACGGTCAATGCGGCCGAGTTCTTCGTGTCGGTCACCGTGCTTTCGGCCTTCATCGGTTCGCTGGGCCTTCAGTCCTTCGCGCTTGCCGCTTCGGGACTGCTGATCGGCGGCGTGGTCGCCGCGCCGCTGGGGGCGCTGGTGACCCGGCGCGCCTCGGGCAGGAACATGACGCAGTGGATCGGCAGCGTCCTCATCGCGGTCGCGCTTTGGGGCCTCATCTCGCTGACGCTTGCGCCGGGACCCCTGTTTTTCCGAATGTAA
- a CDS encoding RimK family alpha-L-glutamate ligase: MRGWILFQHELDPAIPEVPEVFRFQEAAGAMGIELHVFQPHRFELVVGTGGDWAIKYQGQPVARPDFVICRTGAETDYFTLALLRHIERRGVRLVNGPATIETVADKLHTLQTLNRAGLPIPRTILGTFPIDIDLVERELGFPVIVKTLKGTRGAGVLKCEDRSQFEDLAGLLESADAKADFILQHYVRASHGRDVRVLVVGGRVVAAMERRSLTGGFKSNVSLGGVGVAYNPPQEMAELAVQAADVLELDITGIDILFDEDGYRICEANSAPGFQGLERATAMDVPTAILEWVVSTQDAAREREPLPAESTALSDMVFGGRAGLRALTDRNTEFRRFASAVGLRMVATGIGALVQASFPRMLVDRRSPVGIGLRSLFEGRVASELNHLDDRAQERTLMVVLAVAIWAAVLPWLVGADAIVSGVLSVLALSFPILFLLTAPAGRFGKSRRRTGARKGGGA, translated from the coding sequence TTGCGCGGCTGGATTCTCTTTCAGCATGAACTCGACCCGGCGATCCCGGAAGTGCCCGAGGTCTTCCGTTTCCAGGAGGCGGCGGGGGCGATGGGCATCGAACTGCACGTCTTCCAGCCGCACCGCTTTGAACTGGTGGTGGGCACCGGGGGAGACTGGGCGATTAAGTACCAGGGGCAGCCGGTGGCGCGGCCCGACTTCGTGATCTGCCGCACCGGCGCCGAGACCGACTATTTCACGCTGGCCCTTTTGCGCCACATCGAGCGGCGCGGCGTGCGCCTGGTCAACGGCCCGGCGACGATCGAGACGGTGGCGGACAAACTGCACACCTTGCAGACGCTCAATCGCGCCGGTCTGCCGATCCCGCGCACGATCCTGGGTACCTTCCCGATCGACATCGACCTGGTCGAGCGGGAACTGGGCTTCCCGGTGATCGTCAAGACGCTGAAGGGCACGCGCGGGGCCGGCGTCCTCAAGTGCGAGGATCGCAGCCAGTTCGAGGATCTCGCCGGCCTGCTCGAAAGCGCGGATGCCAAGGCGGACTTCATCCTCCAGCATTACGTGCGTGCCAGCCACGGCCGCGACGTGCGCGTGCTGGTGGTGGGCGGCCGGGTGGTCGCGGCGATGGAGCGGCGCTCGCTGACGGGCGGCTTCAAATCCAACGTCTCGCTGGGCGGGGTGGGGGTTGCCTACAACCCGCCGCAGGAGATGGCCGAACTGGCGGTACAGGCAGCCGACGTGCTGGAACTGGACATCACCGGCATCGACATCCTGTTCGACGAGGACGGCTACCGTATCTGCGAGGCCAATTCCGCCCCCGGATTCCAGGGGCTGGAACGGGCGACCGCGATGGACGTGCCGACCGCCATCCTCGAATGGGTCGTCTCAACGCAGGACGCAGCGCGCGAGCGCGAGCCTTTGCCGGCTGAAAGCACGGCGCTTTCCGACATGGTCTTCGGCGGCCGCGCGGGCCTGCGCGCGCTGACCGACCGCAATACCGAGTTCCGCCGTTTCGCCAGCGCCGTGGGGCTGCGCATGGTCGCGACAGGGATCGGCGCGCTGGTGCAGGCCAGCTTCCCCCGAATGCTGGTCGATCGCCGCAGCCCGGTGGGGATCGGCCTTCGCTCGCTGTTCGAGGGGCGCGTGGCGTCCGAACTCAACCACCTCGACGACCGCGCGCAGGAACGCACGCTCATGGTCGTGCTGGCGGTGGCGATCTGGGCGGCGGTGCTACCCTGGCTGGTCGGCGCCGACGCGATCGTCAGCGGCGTTCTTTCGGTGCTGGCGCTGAGCTTCCCGATCCTGTTCCTGCTGACCGCTCCGGCAGGCCGCTTCGGCAAATCGCGGCGAAGGACCGGCGCGCGCAAGGGAGGCGGGGCATGA
- a CDS encoding acyltransferase → MPEPISAEARRRSDAIRVARVICITGVVYVHAWTGLDGNSLELARGTPQEVFRWVLMEVFGRSAVPLLGLISGWLVAGSSRTRDWRSHIARKARTILLPMVLWNVLAIILVSGAAWLLGLAAPVPQSLRWLMEETLILTHPPDINVQMPFLRDLFLCMVLAPLLVRLPTWTLGLLALAAAACHIAGIGPPVILRASILMFFTIGIIARRSDLAERVAYAPLLLAVLPFAVLMPLHLYVSLGDARPFDDASTAALDLAARVAASIAVWRLAWELAASRAARPLQRIEPYMFFYFCAHLILLWLFGPLVGKLTGKLGSPFYPVYLLAQPFLILAAVIAIAQGLIRVAPGAAKVLSGGRLTRLTPAAAA, encoded by the coding sequence TTGCCTGAACCGATAAGCGCCGAAGCGCGCCGCCGATCCGATGCGATCCGCGTTGCCCGTGTCATCTGCATAACCGGCGTCGTCTACGTCCATGCGTGGACGGGCCTCGACGGAAACAGTCTCGAACTGGCCCGGGGCACCCCACAGGAAGTATTCCGCTGGGTGCTGATGGAAGTGTTCGGCCGCAGCGCCGTGCCTTTGCTGGGCCTCATTTCCGGCTGGCTGGTCGCGGGATCGAGCCGCACCCGCGACTGGCGCTCGCACATCGCCCGCAAAGCCCGCACGATCCTGCTGCCGATGGTTCTGTGGAACGTGCTGGCGATCATCCTCGTATCGGGCGCGGCATGGCTTCTGGGCCTTGCTGCACCAGTGCCGCAATCGCTGCGCTGGCTGATGGAGGAGACCCTGATCCTCACTCACCCGCCCGATATCAACGTGCAGATGCCGTTCCTGCGCGATCTGTTCCTGTGCATGGTGCTGGCCCCCCTGCTGGTACGCCTGCCGACCTGGACGCTGGGCCTGCTCGCGCTTGCCGCAGCGGCCTGCCACATCGCCGGCATCGGTCCGCCGGTGATCCTGCGCGCCTCGATCCTGATGTTCTTCACGATCGGCATCATCGCGCGCCGCAGCGACCTTGCCGAGCGCGTGGCCTACGCGCCGCTGCTGCTGGCCGTCCTGCCCTTCGCGGTGCTGATGCCGCTGCATCTCTATGTGTCGCTCGGCGATGCGCGTCCCTTCGACGACGCCTCGACCGCCGCGCTGGACCTTGCCGCGCGCGTCGCCGCCTCGATCGCCGTCTGGCGCCTTGCCTGGGAACTGGCGGCGAGCCGCGCGGCTCGGCCTCTCCAGCGGATAGAGCCCTACATGTTCTTCTACTTCTGCGCCCACCTCATCCTGCTGTGGCTGTTCGGGCCGCTGGTGGGCAAGCTGACGGGAAAGCTCGGCTCGCCGTTCTATCCGGTTTACCTGCTGGCCCAGCCGTTCCTGATCCTGGCCGCCGTGATCGCGATAGCGCAGGGCCTGATCCGCGTAGCCCCGGGCGCAGCGAAAGTGCTGAGTGGGGGCAGGCTGACCCGCCTCACCCCCGCCGCTGCGGCCTGA
- a CDS encoding ankyrin repeat domain-containing protein, with the protein MLKISIRGVVALSRAVLKVAIPAFAASLLIAGPARADFSDGYKFLEAVKKKEGDKVEEALMKSSGIVNSKDITTGETALHIVTARRDLTWLNYLIAKGANVNGADDRGRTALELAVNLGWREGATVLLEQKASPDPSNDAGETPLIFAVHRKDANMMKALLEAGANPDRSDNSGRSARDYAKLEGGGQNLLATIDSYAKKNVKSAKPVYGPTF; encoded by the coding sequence GTGTTGAAGATTTCGATCCGCGGTGTGGTAGCCCTCTCGCGCGCGGTCCTGAAGGTTGCCATCCCGGCTTTCGCGGCCAGCCTGCTGATCGCCGGGCCCGCGCGGGCCGATTTCTCGGATGGCTACAAGTTTCTCGAAGCGGTGAAGAAGAAGGAAGGCGACAAGGTCGAGGAGGCGCTGATGAAGTCCTCCGGGATCGTGAACTCCAAGGACATAACCACCGGCGAAACCGCGCTGCACATCGTCACTGCCCGCCGCGACCTGACCTGGCTCAACTATCTCATCGCCAAGGGCGCCAACGTCAACGGCGCCGACGACCGCGGCCGCACCGCGCTGGAACTTGCCGTGAACCTGGGCTGGCGCGAAGGGGCGACGGTGCTGCTCGAACAGAAGGCATCGCCCGATCCGTCGAACGACGCGGGCGAGACGCCGCTGATCTTCGCTGTCCACCGCAAGGATGCGAACATGATGAAGGCGCTGCTCGAAGCCGGCGCCAATCCCGACCGCTCCGACAATTCCGGCCGCAGCGCGCGCGATTACGCCAAGCTCGAAGGGGGCGGCCAGAACCTGCTCGCCACGATCGACAGCTATGCGAAGAAGAACGTCAAGTCGGCCAAGCCCGTCTATGGCCCGACGTTCTGA
- a CDS encoding SCO family protein yields the protein MNRRAMTYLLRRFAFLALGLALAVPLAACQQQSSAEAPPLEGAAIGGPFTLVDKNGKTVTWDQFKGRWRIVYFGYTFCPDACPLDVQAMMRGFSLFEKSHAAQAAKVQPIFITIDPARDTPQVVGEWTAAFGPRLLGLTGSPAQIDKAAKAFASYYKKGEETPGGYLMDHSRIAFLMDPDGKPIAMLPIDKGPEDVSAELAKWVK from the coding sequence ATGAACCGGCGCGCCATGACCTACCTTTTGCGCCGCTTCGCTTTCCTCGCACTCGGGCTTGCCCTTGCCGTGCCGCTTGCCGCCTGCCAGCAGCAGTCTTCGGCAGAGGCGCCGCCGCTGGAGGGTGCCGCCATCGGCGGGCCTTTCACGCTGGTCGACAAGAACGGCAAGACCGTGACCTGGGACCAGTTCAAGGGCCGCTGGCGGATCGTCTACTTTGGCTATACGTTCTGCCCCGATGCCTGCCCGCTCGACGTGCAGGCAATGATGCGCGGCTTCTCGCTGTTCGAAAAATCCCACGCCGCGCAGGCTGCCAAGGTCCAGCCGATCTTCATCACCATCGATCCCGCGCGCGATACGCCGCAGGTGGTCGGTGAATGGACCGCGGCCTTCGGCCCGCGCCTGCTGGGCCTGACCGGCAGCCCGGCACAGATCGACAAGGCGGCCAAGGCCTTCGCCTCCTATTATAAGAAGGGCGAGGAAACCCCCGGCGGTTACCTGATGGACCATAGCCGCATCGCCTTCCTGATGGACCCGGACGGCAAGCCTATCGCCATGCTGCCCATCGACAAGGGGCCCGAGGACGTCTCGGCCGAACTCGCCAAGTGGGTGAAGTGA
- a CDS encoding YcgN family cysteine cluster protein has protein sequence MGEVNAPKPSAKPFWERPLDQLSRDEWEALCDGCGQCCLHKVEDEDTGEIYHTNVACKLLNLKTAQCSDYSNRRKFVPDCMKLTPETAGSLAWLPPSCAYRLRADGDPLPEWHYLVSGDRDAVHRAGMSVAGKVISETVAGPLENHIVWPYGDDGDFDDSDDDDDDDEGDAPWAVQPPGRKD, from the coding sequence GTGGGTGAAGTGAACGCGCCTAAACCCTCCGCCAAGCCCTTCTGGGAGCGCCCTCTCGACCAGCTCAGCCGCGACGAGTGGGAAGCGCTGTGCGACGGCTGCGGCCAGTGCTGCCTGCACAAGGTCGAGGACGAGGACACCGGTGAGATCTATCACACCAACGTCGCCTGCAAGCTGCTCAATCTGAAGACCGCGCAGTGCAGCGATTACTCGAATCGCCGCAAGTTCGTGCCTGATTGCATGAAGCTGACGCCGGAGACGGCAGGCTCGCTTGCCTGGCTCCCGCCCAGCTGTGCCTACCGTCTGCGCGCCGACGGCGACCCGCTGCCCGAATGGCACTACCTGGTGAGCGGCGACCGCGATGCGGTGCACCGCGCCGGCATGTCGGTGGCCGGCAAGGTCATCTCCGAAACCGTGGCCGGTCCGCTGGAGAACCACATCGTCTGGCCCTACGGCGATGACGGCGACTTCGACGACAGCGACGACGACGATGACGACGACGAGGGCGACGCCCCCTGGGCAGTGCAGCCTCCGGGGCGGAAGGACTAG
- a CDS encoding M48 family metallopeptidase, with protein sequence MLDWLRRDPKDEAIVEVAGRYLPVVIRRLERARRMTMRLAPDGSEVRISIPRWTRTAEALTFAQSRREWLTRQLEALPSANPVADGASLTFRGETLAIVHDPLAPRRPIVTPGELRVGGPSDSLSQRLARWLQAEGRELLAADLAEYCERAAQPCPALGLSSAQRRWGSCAHDGSIRINWRLVMAPDMVRRSVVAHEVAHLVHFDHSPAFHHCLKTIFEGSVHEANRWLKANGRTLYVPFG encoded by the coding sequence ATGCTCGACTGGCTGCGGCGCGACCCCAAGGACGAGGCCATCGTCGAAGTCGCGGGGCGGTATCTGCCGGTGGTGATCCGCCGACTGGAACGTGCGCGCCGCATGACCATGCGCCTCGCCCCCGATGGCAGCGAAGTGCGCATCTCGATCCCGCGCTGGACCCGCACCGCAGAGGCCCTGACTTTCGCGCAGAGCCGTCGTGAATGGCTCACCCGGCAACTTGAAGCCCTGCCCAGCGCCAATCCGGTGGCCGACGGCGCTTCTCTGACATTCCGGGGAGAAACGCTGGCCATCGTCCACGATCCGCTGGCCCCGCGCCGCCCGATCGTCACTCCGGGCGAACTGCGGGTAGGAGGCCCGTCCGATTCGCTCAGCCAGCGCCTCGCCCGCTGGCTTCAGGCAGAAGGGCGGGAACTGCTCGCCGCCGACCTGGCTGAATATTGCGAGCGCGCCGCCCAGCCCTGCCCCGCGCTGGGCCTGTCTAGCGCGCAGCGGCGCTGGGGATCGTGCGCGCACGATGGTTCGATCCGGATCAACTGGCGACTGGTCATGGCGCCGGACATGGTGCGCCGATCGGTGGTTGCGCACGAGGTCGCCCATCTCGTCCACTTCGATCACTCGCCGGCGTTCCATCACTGCCTCAAGACGATCTTCGAAGGGTCGGTGCATGAGGCCAATCGCTGGCTCAAGGCGAACGGCCGCACGCTCTATGTGCCGTTCGGGTAG
- a CDS encoding riboflavin synthase, whose product MFTGIVTAVGTIREARQAGDLRAVIACPFDPAGIAIGASIACSGVCLTVVDKGGTAGDAWFAVDISAESVARTVPQRWQQGGHLNLEPALKLGDELGGHIVTGHVDGVGTVVSIEPVGDSHRFVIAAPKELAPYIAPKGSITVDGVSLTVNEVSDEADGTCRFTLNIIPHTAEVTTIGAMREGSGVNLEIDVLARYLQRMQSLRG is encoded by the coding sequence ATGTTCACCGGAATCGTCACCGCCGTCGGCACCATCCGCGAAGCCCGCCAGGCAGGCGACCTGCGCGCTGTCATCGCCTGCCCGTTCGATCCCGCAGGCATCGCCATAGGCGCCTCGATCGCCTGTTCGGGCGTGTGCCTGACCGTGGTGGACAAGGGCGGCACCGCCGGAGATGCATGGTTCGCGGTCGACATCTCGGCCGAATCAGTGGCCCGCACGGTGCCGCAGCGCTGGCAGCAGGGCGGACACCTCAACCTCGAACCCGCGCTCAAGCTGGGTGACGAGCTGGGCGGCCATATCGTCACCGGGCATGTCGACGGGGTGGGCACCGTGGTCAGCATCGAACCCGTCGGCGATTCGCACCGCTTCGTGATCGCCGCACCCAAAGAACTGGCGCCTTACATCGCTCCCAAGGGCTCCATCACCGTCGACGGCGTCTCGCTGACCGTGAACGAGGTGAGCGACGAGGCCGACGGCACCTGCCGCTTCACGCTCAACATCATCCCGCACACCGCCGAAGTCACCACCATCGGCGCGATGCGCGAAGGCAGCGGCGTGAACCTTGAGATCGACGTGCTGGCTCGCTACCTCCAGCGGATGCAGTCGCTGCGCGGTTGA